Proteins encoded in a region of the Mycolicibacterium chitae genome:
- a CDS encoding response regulator transcription factor, whose amino-acid sequence MIIEDETPLADLVGSYLERDGFEVTITADGVDAVALARQVDPDVVVLDLGLPGLDGVEVCRQLRTFSDAYVVMLTARTEEIDTLIGLSVGADDYMSKPFSPRELMARVQAMLRRPRPRTTAPGWPAGALPTRTFGDLSLDVDGREVAVGGTPVALTRTEFDILAALARDPGVVLTRAQLIDAVWGPNWISDEHLVAVHIGHLRRKLGDDATRGRYVRTVRGVGYRMGTGT is encoded by the coding sequence ATGATCATCGAAGACGAAACCCCGCTGGCAGACCTGGTCGGCTCATATCTCGAACGCGACGGCTTCGAGGTCACGATCACCGCAGACGGGGTCGACGCCGTTGCTCTCGCCCGACAGGTCGATCCCGACGTGGTCGTCCTCGACCTCGGACTGCCGGGCCTGGACGGGGTGGAGGTGTGCCGGCAACTGCGGACGTTCTCAGATGCGTACGTGGTGATGCTCACCGCCCGCACCGAGGAGATCGACACCCTCATCGGGCTGTCCGTCGGCGCCGACGACTACATGAGCAAACCGTTCAGTCCCCGCGAACTGATGGCCCGCGTCCAGGCGATGCTGCGCCGCCCTCGCCCTCGCACCACCGCACCGGGCTGGCCTGCGGGTGCCCTCCCCACCCGAACCTTCGGTGACCTGAGCCTCGATGTCGACGGCCGCGAGGTCGCCGTCGGCGGGACGCCGGTCGCCCTGACCCGCACCGAATTCGACATTCTCGCGGCGCTGGCACGTGATCCCGGCGTGGTGCTCACCCGCGCTCAGCTGATCGACGCGGTGTGGGGGCCGAACTGGATCAGCGACGAACACCTTGTCGCCGTGCACATCGGTCACCTGCGCCGCAAACTCGGCGACGACGCCACCCGCGGTCGCTATGTGCGCACCGTCCGCGGCGTCGGCTACCGGATGGGCACCGGCACATGA